The Myripristis murdjan chromosome 17, fMyrMur1.1, whole genome shotgun sequence DNA segment CTCAGCAGGAACACCGTGCTCCAGGAGGTGGTGGACAAGTTACAGCGGACGGGGCTCCAAGCCGCGGCTCCACAGCCAGCAGCCAAAGCCGAGGATGTCCGGTGTGGTGTGTGCACGGGGAGAAAGGCCAGGGCCGTCAGATCCTGTGCCGTGTGCCAGGAGTCTTACTGCGAGGCTCACCTGAGGGCCCATGAGGACCGCTTTCACGGCAAGGGCCACAAGCTGAGCTCGGCGGTGGATCAGCCCAGGGAGAGGCTCTGTCCGCATCACGACAAGCAGCTGAGGGTGTACTGCCGCAGcgaccagcagtgtgtgtgctcacagtgCGCCAAAGAGAGGCATAAGGACCATGACACGGTCCCAGTGGCGGATGAGAGAGCAGCTCAAcaggtttgtttattttcctctaGTCATCATTCAGTTACATCCAGTGTGTTCCTGAAGTGCTTGGCTTGCACATGCTGAGAGGCTTAGCTTGAAATAACTCGAAATTCAGGTTTACCGCAACATGAAGGTCTGTAGCCTCAGAAGGCCAGCGGACAGTCGATAATGGCTCATAGCAGCTTTCAGAAGCAGAGATACTTCAATGATCCCAGAGGGGAATTGCTTTCGTTGCAGCTGCTCAAACACTAGAGAAATATGTCTATTAGTATAcgtgaaatgataagaaatagaaaggaGGATAAGAACTATAAAAATAGAATTTGTGATGTGCATTAGAATTTGTAAAAACGTGCATTATTAAAAAGGATCATatacaataatattacaatgTATACAGAGAATATGAAAAAGAATTATGTAGAGGCACACCCATATACACCAAATATACACGGGCTATTGCACCTTTGAATTATTgcaaaaacaatatataaagTAATAATCTAAGAAGAAATATCATAAAATTGTGTTATAGTAAACTATCAAATTAACAGCAGAACAAACTAACATGgtattttctttgcaaattGCTAAAgacaggcctgtctgaaaagctGGGCATGTTTTACACCTGCATGTGTTTTCCAGTTCATGCaaacatttaaattattattgacATTGGCCGTTTGAAAATAGGCAAAGGcctaaacaaaaccaaacaaacatattGTCCCATCCCTATTAGCTCTTATACCAACAGCTCAAATATTAAATCTGAGAGTGAAAATAATGTATTCATTGAGTGAACGCTTTTCAGCAAATAATGCCTCACTGTCCTTTTGATTCTGTAAAAATCGTTCTGTTTCAGTGACAGAGGCATGACAGCATACActcatttttggattttttgtgGCACAGGTGAAGCACCCTGTTTATGGCAAAtagactttttttaaaatttattttttaatagacATTATATAACTGGTAGATGCTTCAGTGTTTCAAATATTGAGTCGAGGCAGATTGAAAAATGTATATTGCACCGTGCCTCGGTCCTGCAGCTTGTTACTGTGTTCGGGTTCAGGCTGATAGACCTTGCAGTGCCACCCTTTGATCCCAGCATCAAAACTGACTATCTATCTTTAATGTCAACGGCAGCAAAATTGCATCGGGCACCCAAGGGGACGGAAACATGTGATATTCATCTTTTGTATCTCCTCAGAAAAAGCTGGAAGAGTCGTCTTTGAAGTCTTTGCAGAAATTGAAGGAAGTTGAGAAGGAACTCAGATATGTTGTCAGGTACATCAAGGTGAGTGCACTGCCACTGTAGAGGAGTTTCCAACACACTGTTCTGACATACTGGGTACACACCCAAAATAGCTCCTGAGCATGAACTGAAGGTGAGTCTGACTcggggaggagaaaaaaaaggtagaaaataATTTCCTTTGCAGCACTCTACAGAAGCAGCAGTGGAGGAGAGCGAGAGGATTTTCTCCAAGCTGATCCGCTCCATCGAGAAGCATCGGTGTGAGGTGAGGGAGCTGATCAGAGCCCAGGAGAAGACGGCTGTCAGCCAggctgaggagctgctggagaagaTCCAGAGGGAGATCACGGTGCTGCGCAGGAGTGAGGCAGAGCTCGAGAAGCTCTCTCACACTGAGGACCACATCCACTTCCTGCAGGTACGCATCGGCACCCAACAAGGTACTGGGAAATAGTTATAAAAATTCTGTAATTATTTCCCAATAATGTAACAAATTCTGCACTTAGCTTAGTCAAAAAAAGAACTTGCCTAATGACGCACAGTGCCTTGAACAGtattataattttaattaacTGTTGATGTTCATTAATTAATGCAGTATTTAACACCTTATTACATTACTGCAGTGGTAATGTGGCCCTCTacaatattttcaaatatttaaactgaaaatgaacagacaaaatcatcacatcatccactttagggggaaaaaacaactcaTACATATAATAAGGTCCCTGTAATATAATAAGGTAATATATATGATCAATTCCCAATTATGTAATAAGGTATTTGTAATGTAATAAGAATGTAATAAGGTAAAATAACTTTTTGTAACCCCAAAACACATGCTAATATATTGCACAACCCTATAGTGCTGCACAGTTCTAAAAATGCATATATAACTaccttttattacatttttagtcatttacaaaatgtattattcTTTTTCCGTCACTTGGTCCTAGAGGCCTCTTCAATATGGCAAAGAAACCCTGACGTTAAGGCTAAGCCTCTCTTCTTTGTTGAAGAAGTAAAATGTACTGAGGCTCCATCATGCTTGGTGACACATTGTGTTGAATTTTGGTCTTTGTGTAAAATTTCATGACTTTCTTTAAGTTATTGGAAGAGCTTCCATGATctgaaaaattaatattttcagGTTGCAAATGATCTGGTTACCCAAACAACTGGCTGAGAAAAccagctgaaaaacaacatcCAGCACGATGAAAGTGTGAAGCAAAGTTGTAAAATACATTCTGCACATCGACTTCACCAGAGAACTGATCAAATTCTGTCAAACTCCATGACCAGTTGGGAACCCTGTAAACCATCAAATTTATGTAAACCTCTCTGATTTAAAAAGGGACAATTTATCAACTGCACTCCACCAGGCACAGTGAGCCACTAGTGTGCATTCAGTTCTatcttctcatttgttttttccctgCGACTGCAGAAATGCAAGTCGCTCCACTTCCCTTCAAAGAGTGTGGAGCTGCCCAGCGCCGATCTGCTTCCATATTTCATGTACAAAACCATGAGAGGGGCCCTGGCTGATCTGAAAGGCAGTCTGGatgaagtgtgtgagagagaattcAACAGGATTTCTGAGAAGGGTATGTCTCTCCATTATGGATGAATGCTGGTTATTTTATTATAGAGCAATTATTTAGAATTGTAAATCTAACAGCTTTTTGCCTCTCTGCATTTCTAGCAATTTCACTGAAAGAAACGAGCCACAgtggcactgcaaaaaataaaggtAGTGTAACTTCATTTTTATGACAAAATTAAACTAATACACAATAAACTCATCTTGATACAATCTCTCTGACAGTAAGAGATACTGACATACCTCCCAACTCGGAGCCGAGGACAAGAGCTGAATTCCTACATTGTAAGTAGTTATTTGAGAAACTCTTTGGCAGTGGACTGACAGTCTTACTTTTTGATCCCAATGAGCAACAGTTGACAGTCTGACAGCATCCATCCTCTGTGTCCAGACTACAACGACATAACGCTGGACTCCGGCACAGCCAACCCCTACCTGTCCCTCTCCGACGGTCGCAGAGGGGTGACCACGCGGTCCGAGCCACAGCCCTACCCCGAAAACCCAGACCGCTTCACCAACTGGGCGCAGGTGCTGGGTAGAGCCGGAATTGCCGgacgctgctactgggaggtagAGTGGGCCGGCACCGGAGGGGTTTCCATTGGCGTCTGCTACAAAGGCATGAACCGGAATGGAGGAGGGAGCGACAGCAAGCTGGGACACAACTCCAAATCCTGGAGCCTGGACTGCTGCTACTCGTCCTGCTCGTTTCAGCACAACAAGGACAGCGTGGTGATCGCTGTTCCCTGTGGCAACAGAATAGGAGTGTATCTGGACTTCAGGGCTGGGACGCTGTCTTTCTACAACGTTTCTGAAGCAATGGTTCTGCTTCATAAAGCCAAGACCACGTTCAGCCAGCCCCTCTACCCCGGATTTTGGGTGGGGCTGGGCTCTACGTTGAAGCTCTGCTCTTTCAAAGGGCTAAACTGATTACATTCTCAGTACCTTCAAGTTTTTACAACgtattttcattaatttaaacATTAAGAATAGTAATGAAACAGGAACAGATTTTTGTGCTCAAAGCAAAGTATTTTATTAATAACACTACAAGccgagagcagcagcaacactttggtggagggaggaggaggagcttagATCTTGTTGAAGGCAGCAACATCCACACTCTGGACCTGCAATcgaagaaaaacatcaaaagctGGAACATTATGAAGGAATGCCAAGTTATTTAAACATCAAGCATAAATTAATGTATCATATCATAgcgattttttttaaaatttaaaatcaataaaacattttgcataCACTAACATTTCGTGGTATGTGATTTTTCAGGTGTTACCCTcaacatttaatatttttttagttaTCTGACTTAATAATAAACTTCTTAAGAGATGACAGTTCTTTTTGTATCATCAATTACAAGCAGGGTAGTTACTTACGTAGTCCTCAAACTTGATGATCTCCTCCTCGAGCATGTCTGTTCCCACCTTGTCGTCCTCGACCACACAGTTGATCTGCAGCTTCTTGATGCCGTAGCCCACAGGCACCAGCTTGGACGCTCCCCACAGGAGCCCATCGGCCTGCACCGAGCGCACACACTCCTCCAGCTTCGCCATGTCTGTCTCATCGTCCCACTGAgcggagaggaggcagagacagatCAGTCAGCAGAACAATGTTTCACAAGATGATATTCAACACAGGATTCACAAGCTTGCAAAACAGATTTTACAGATACTTGTAATCAGTTcccattatatatatatagggaaGTTTCCACAATGTGAAGGTTCCGCTTCGATACATATTTCTGCAGAGTTATCTTAACTAGCGTGCTACTTCATAATCAGACTGTTGTATTGGTGTAATTTTGAAACAATGTTGAGAAATCCATTGATAGGATCAAAAATACACTGTTTTAAAGGCAAAGATCATGACTTATCCAAAACGTTTGACTGTTGTTTTCCATACCTGGAAAAGTTTCgggaaataatttttaaaagaaagacaGCTGTATTGGGTCCTTGGTAAAGAATGGACAGGTTGCTCTTTTGATGGAGGTAACAGCTACTTAAAAAATAGTGCATCCAGTGCATTATAGATTAAAATTGCACCAACATTTTGcaattttcatgacttttccacAATTACTGCACAATGTGTTTTCCATGCCTATAACACTGTAGGAAGCTAATTCAATGCCTAATGGACAAGAAAACTGCAGAAGCTGATTTacaagtgtgtttgtatgtaagcACACAGGAGATACATACAGGCTTGACATCCAGCAAGATAGATGACTTGGCAATGAGGGCGGGTTTCTTGGCCTTCTTGGCTGCATAGGCATCCAGGCGCTCCTGTCTGATACGTGCTGCCTCcgcatcctcctcttcatcactgcCAAACAAGTCgaggtcatcatcatcatcaccaccatttTCCACCTTGACCTGCTGGACAGGAGCAGCCTGGGCACCAAGGAAATGTAGATGAGAATGAGGAGAGACAAGGGAGAGGCTGAATGATGGTTTGGACAGATAGCTTCAAACAGTCTAATCACACAGTTCAATTTAATGTTTAGTAAGACCTATTTAAAACTAATTTCACTTAAACTTCAGACTGATCTTTTTTATTCAATTAAGCATTGCAGCTAAATATAAAGGTAAATGATATTTGTTCCAGTGCAGAGGTATGTTTTAAGCAGGAATATGATTGATTATTAACTAGGTGACCCAATAATCTTTAGGTTAGATAGCAAGGTGTAActacaataaatacattacTTTTCCCCCACTGAATTTGGGACAGgtaagtttatttatttatttaggattTCTTTCTAGAAGGTAAGTAACACAGTTAAAAAGTAAGAAAGAGTATAAAATGGGTTACTGCTGAAAGAGATCTGTTTTGTAAATACAAACTAATGTACCTTAGCACATGGGACGGCTCCTGTTGAAGGCGACCGTTCCAGCACAGCCACTCTGGACTCAAGCTTCTGCAGGGCTGCCCTCATCTCCTCCACCACTGAGAAACACAAGTATGAACACGGGGTTACACAAGTGAACAGGTGAATACAAgcaccaaacacacagaaaacgtAATGGAAGCACATGCCTTGGTGCAGGCTCTGGTTCTCCAGTTCCAAGCTCCTCATGCGTGAGATCAACTCCTGGTCCCCTCCGGCATGTGAGGATgactgtacacaaacacaaacaaattaatCAGCGAGAGTCATGTTACAGGCCGGGGCCAAAATGGCAACAAGGTAAAATCATCACCCAGGCTGAGATCCTGTCCAATTCTTAAGTGAAGAAACAAGCaaaatggcaataaaaaaaaaaaaaagtggtcaaAACATTTATGATAGCCAGCAGTGGGGAATGAAATAACATAATGCCATGCAAGGAAAAAGATTATTACAAAATAATGATTTGGCTACActtcacacaccaacacacttgATATTAAAATGAGTTCCTCCTGCTACACATCAAACACATCATCTAACATTTACAATACCAGCATGCAGACCTTTTCTTggcaaagtttttatttttatattttttcaaagCCAAGAAACTGACAACTCACAACACAGATGTAAAAATGCTGTCACACAGGATGCAAAATTGATCATGAATGAATGTCAAGCAtggctttatttttccacttttaatAGCAACTGAATGTTGATTAAAAGGTCAGTTGTGGTTGAGAATCAAAGTTGTTAGGGGTGCACAAAAAACAGTCCAGTAAAATAAATTTCTTCCCAAAATCAATATTAGCAATGATTGATAATTGTGATCACAAGAGCGCTGcaaggtgggcggggcctatgGTTCCAGAAGTATTTCCCCCATTtctaattttactttaaaaaaaaaaaccacctgCTATATTAGTCAATCCAGAATCCAGGGAGTCTTCTggatgaataaaacaaatactgcaGGGGGATGTTATGGCCATCACTAAATGTTTCAACTTCATTTCTGAGAAGCCCTGTACTGTTTTTCCGTTGGTTTAGTGTCAAATGGCTCCAAATACTACAGTACCCATGAGCCTCAAGCATTACTATGGTAAAGTTGCCAAATAAAGCTGTAAATATTGTCAATATAATGTTAATATTGTTTTGTGCTATGCTGTATTCCAGATCAGTGGTTGCAActaggaataaaaaaaaaaaaaaacacctcactgTATTTGCTGAAGTGATCCAAGCATGTGTTGGTGACTGGTTGTTTCAAGAGGCAAAGCACTGTGGGACTCAGTctacttattttgtttttttaaataattctgTTGAACCACAATTCAAAAGCAATGTCTGATTTTCATTAGTtaattttcagtaatttttaatttattacta contains these protein-coding regions:
- the eef1da gene encoding eukaryotic translation elongation factor 1 delta a (guanine nucleotide exchange protein) isoform X4 — protein: MSGLECLAAENIWFDKNRYDEAERRFYEGVNGPCTQSHQQSSSHAGGDQELISRMRSLELENQSLHQVVEEMRAALQKLESRVAVLERSPSTGAVPCAKAAPVQQVKVENGGDDDDDLDLFGSDEEEDAEAARIRQERLDAYAAKKAKKPALIAKSSILLDVKPWDDETDMAKLEECVRSVQADGLLWGASKLVPVGYGIKKLQINCVVEDDKVGTDMLEEEIIKFEDYVQSVDVAAFNKI
- the LOC115375813 gene encoding E3 ubiquitin/ISG15 ligase TRIM25-like yields the protein MAATTISIEEDQFSCPVCLDVLREPVTIPCGHSYCLDCIEDYWNRPTQKGQYSCPQCRQLFSPRPALSRNTVLQEVVDKLQRTGLQAAAPQPAAKAEDVRCGVCTGRKARAVRSCAVCQESYCEAHLRAHEDRFHGKGHKLSSAVDQPRERLCPHHDKQLRVYCRSDQQCVCSQCAKERHKDHDTVPVADERAAQQKKLEESSLKSLQKLKEVEKELRYVVRYIKHSTEAAVEESERIFSKLIRSIEKHRCEVRELIRAQEKTAVSQAEELLEKIQREITVLRRSEAELEKLSHTEDHIHFLQKCKSLHFPSKSVELPSADLLPYFMYKTMRGALADLKGSLDEVCEREFNRISEKAISLKETSHSGTAKNKVRDTDIPPNSEPRTRAEFLHYYNDITLDSGTANPYLSLSDGRRGVTTRSEPQPYPENPDRFTNWAQVLGRAGIAGRCYWEVEWAGTGGVSIGVCYKGMNRNGGGSDSKLGHNSKSWSLDCCYSSCSFQHNKDSVVIAVPCGNRIGVYLDFRAGTLSFYNVSEAMVLLHKAKTTFSQPLYPGFWVGLGSTLKLCSFKGLN
- the eef1da gene encoding eukaryotic translation elongation factor 1 delta a (guanine nucleotide exchange protein) isoform X1, which produces MSGLECLAAENIWFDKNRYDEAERRFYEGVNGPCTQSHQQEREASAILQDIANSRQYIQQCLNGVKTALQQAKGRPQKRQHRNSSSHAGGDQELISRMRSLELENQSLHQVVEEMRAALQKLESRVAVLERSPSTGAVPCAKAAPVQQVKVENGGDDDDDLDLFGSDEEEDAEAARIRQERLDAYAAKKAKKPALIAKSSILLDVKPWDDETDMAKLEECVRSVQADGLLWGASKLVPVGYGIKKLQINCVVEDDKVGTDMLEEEIIKFEDYVQSVDVAAFNKI
- the eef1da gene encoding eukaryotic translation elongation factor 1 delta a (guanine nucleotide exchange protein) isoform X2, which gives rise to MSGLECLAAENIWFDKNRYDEAERRFYEGVNGPCTQSHQQEREASAILQDIANSRQYIQQCLNGSSSHAGGDQELISRMRSLELENQSLHQVVEEMRAALQKLESRVAVLERSPSTGAVPCAKAAPVQQVKVENGGDDDDDLDLFGSDEEEDAEAARIRQERLDAYAAKKAKKPALIAKSSILLDVKPWDDETDMAKLEECVRSVQADGLLWGASKLVPVGYGIKKLQINCVVEDDKVGTDMLEEEIIKFEDYVQSVDVAAFNKI
- the eef1da gene encoding eukaryotic translation elongation factor 1 delta a (guanine nucleotide exchange protein) isoform X3; its protein translation is MSGLECLAAENIWFDKNRYDEAERRFYEGVNGPCTQSHQQVKTALQQAKGRPQKRQHRNSSSHAGGDQELISRMRSLELENQSLHQVVEEMRAALQKLESRVAVLERSPSTGAVPCAKAAPVQQVKVENGGDDDDDLDLFGSDEEEDAEAARIRQERLDAYAAKKAKKPALIAKSSILLDVKPWDDETDMAKLEECVRSVQADGLLWGASKLVPVGYGIKKLQINCVVEDDKVGTDMLEEEIIKFEDYVQSVDVAAFNKI